The following coding sequences are from one uncultured Desulfobacter sp. window:
- a CDS encoding biotin--[acetyl-CoA-carboxylase] ligase has translation MTCTVLTIPADRIAKRHPSATPNKDAPKILTCDQCGSTMDLAWELLTDRKIHTWDSVTATEQTAGRGQFRRRWISPRGNLHAAWVLPHPSHGSHATAYQENLLHLVAAYMVVHGLALLGVDIQIKWPNDLLCYTRKIGGILVEQRDGKIIVGIGINVASAPVLPQAGAETGMAATCLAQEGFNFSPVDIWCHLVESGIRCFDMLIKHLPVSEFIHLITHRLAWRGKQVHILENGKDVSRAIVMGVAEDGGLLVKKNARMQTIHSGKILTVE, from the coding sequence ATGACCTGTACTGTACTGACAATACCTGCTGACCGCATTGCAAAACGGCACCCATCCGCTACCCCAAACAAGGATGCGCCCAAGATCCTGACCTGCGATCAGTGCGGCTCCACCATGGATCTGGCCTGGGAACTTCTGACCGACCGGAAAATCCATACCTGGGATTCCGTTACGGCCACCGAGCAGACAGCGGGCAGAGGACAGTTCCGGCGCCGCTGGATTTCCCCCCGAGGAAACCTTCACGCCGCCTGGGTGTTGCCCCACCCTTCCCACGGGAGTCACGCCACGGCGTATCAGGAAAATTTACTCCACCTTGTCGCCGCGTATATGGTCGTACACGGTCTTGCATTGCTGGGGGTGGATATCCAAATCAAGTGGCCCAACGATCTTTTATGCTACACCCGGAAAATCGGCGGTATCCTGGTCGAGCAGCGGGACGGCAAAATCATTGTGGGCATTGGAATCAATGTGGCATCAGCGCCGGTTTTGCCCCAGGCCGGTGCCGAAACAGGTATGGCCGCGACCTGTTTAGCCCAGGAAGGATTTAATTTTTCACCGGTGGACATCTGGTGTCACCTGGTGGAATCAGGCATCCGCTGTTTTGATATGTTGATCAAGCACCTCCCCGTATCAGAATTTATACACCTCATTACCCATCGTCTGGCATGGCGGGGCAAACAGGTCCACATCCTGGAAAACGGCAAGGATGTTTCCCGTGCAATCGTTATGGGCGTTGCAGAAGACGGCGGACTGTTAGTAAAAAAAAACGCCCGAATGCAGACCATTCATTCGGGGAAAATTTTAACCGTTGAATGA
- the parA gene encoding ParA family partition ATPase, translated as MKVITLANQKGGCGKSTIVLNLAIEFALQQHRVIVFDTDPQGSCYETAEIRNDQETTAHITVAPIYENLYQAIEETDKNYDFAVIDTPPHDNNVVTIATACSDLVIIPVQDSPLDIRSTKTTVDLINEARQLNPDLAAYFLLSRIQTNSVMARELAQVLKSTYKFDILDTQIANRMAYKYSLIYGRNVSEYSNKDAAATEIAALAKEVRSILDR; from the coding sequence ATGAAAGTTATTACACTTGCAAACCAAAAAGGTGGTTGTGGAAAGAGCACCATTGTCTTAAATCTTGCCATTGAATTTGCATTGCAGCAGCACCGGGTCATCGTCTTTGACACGGACCCCCAGGGCAGTTGTTATGAAACGGCTGAGATTCGCAACGACCAGGAGACAACGGCCCATATCACCGTCGCACCCATTTACGAAAACCTGTATCAGGCCATTGAAGAGACCGATAAAAACTATGATTTCGCCGTTATTGATACCCCACCCCATGACAATAACGTTGTAACCATTGCAACGGCCTGCTCTGATCTTGTCATCATCCCCGTGCAGGACTCGCCCCTTGATATTCGCAGCACAAAAACAACGGTCGACCTGATCAACGAAGCCAGACAGCTCAATCCGGACCTAGCCGCCTATTTTCTGCTCAGTCGCATTCAGACCAATTCCGTCATGGCCAGAGAGCTTGCCCAGGTATTAAAATCAACGTATAAATTTGATATTTTAGACACCCAGATCGCCAACCGGATGGCATATAAATACTCGCTGATTTACGGCCGGAACGTATCGGAATATTCAAACAAGGATGCTGCCGCCACAGAAATTGCCGCCCTGGCCAAAGAGGTGCGCTCTATTCTTGATCGGTAG
- a CDS encoding pyruvate carboxylase — protein MEEKTLEQVLAENKGKPILVANRGIPARRLCRSISEMEAVSIMTATDVDKTAPSTRSARELMLLGEDPTSYLDMDRIIDNAKTRGVIAIHPGWGFAAEDCSFPLKCEKAGIRFIGPPHDAMGLLGNKVAVRKLAKKLGVPVIPGTEDAVTLEEARAFAQKIGFPIMLKAEGGGGGRGIYEVYCEDEFESAFIKASTFAQASFGNPKLFMERLLTNVRHIEIQIAADQHGNVFAFDERDCTVQRNHQKLVEMTPSPWPGMTEELRKKLKEYSIKLVKHVNYYSLATVEFLVDLDGTPYLIEVNTRLQVEHGVTECRYGVDLVAEQIAIAFGARLSFNDEETQPYQHAMQVRINCEDPRNDFAPNAGLITRHAPPGGTGVRINTCISTGYQFPSQYDSAATLLIAYGRSWNKCLKVMRRALGEYHIGGVKTTIGFHQQILNHPVFNSGVYDTNFIKKTPELMEYIDQAPETVRLSRLVAEISAKGYNEFVQLGEYRGRHDKRIGPFKPVFPPEVQNDFIHPYPGKDRQSVLDFVRDSGYVHFTDTTPRDMTQSNSGNRFRLAEDRLIGPYLDRCGFFSVENGGGAHFHVAMLANMTYPFTEAAQWKEFAPRTLKQILIRSTNILGYKPQPRNLMRKTGEMICDHYDVIRCFDFLNHIENMRPFAEVAMSSKTNIFEPAISLSFAKGFDINHYLSVTDEIIRMITDVSGLKKKQAVRTMILGLKDMAGVCPPHFIRDLVAAIRKKYPELVMHYHRHYTDGLFVPALGAAAQAGANIVDTGIGPAVRWYGQGDVLATAAYIEEELGLKTNLNKDMIRSCGFMLKQIMPYYDRYCSPYFKGTDYDVVEHGMPGGATSSSQEGAMKQGYIHLLPHMLEFLKGTRKITRYHDVTPGSQITWNTAFLAVTGAYQRGEDKAVQRLLDTLNAVNTIPEKDLPKKIKTSRLELYRDSNDAFRALLQGKFGKLPLGFPPDWVYESAFGENYQAAIAGRTEESPLTTLEDINLEAEHDKLKTLIHRDPTDEEFVLYLNHPGDALKTIEFTTQYGDPNTLPVDVWFEGLQIGVEKEFTDSSGKPHQMIILDISAPKETGHCVVRYLLDSESFIHKVKVSEATGIGTQSIEMADVRNMCHIAAPSNGDLWAMYANEGDPIQKGQELFNISIMKQEKAVCAPVDGIVKRVLKTANYQETKKMIPVVNGELLVEISPTANICTHCKNPIDVDHQNFCPICGNKISIDINIG, from the coding sequence ATGGAAGAAAAAACGCTTGAGCAGGTTCTGGCTGAAAATAAGGGCAAACCCATCCTCGTCGCAAATCGCGGGATTCCTGCCCGTCGACTCTGCCGTTCAATTTCGGAGATGGAAGCCGTCTCAATCATGACGGCCACCGATGTCGATAAAACCGCCCCGTCCACCCGCAGCGCCCGGGAATTGATGCTGCTGGGTGAAGATCCGACCTCTTATCTCGATATGGATCGGATCATCGACAACGCGAAAACCCGAGGGGTGATCGCCATTCACCCCGGTTGGGGCTTTGCGGCCGAAGACTGCAGTTTCCCTTTGAAATGCGAAAAGGCAGGGATTCGTTTTATCGGCCCGCCCCATGATGCCATGGGCCTGTTGGGCAATAAAGTTGCCGTGCGTAAACTGGCAAAAAAACTGGGTGTACCGGTCATTCCCGGTACCGAAGACGCCGTTACACTGGAAGAGGCCCGGGCCTTTGCCCAAAAAATAGGATTCCCGATCATGCTCAAAGCCGAAGGCGGCGGCGGGGGCCGGGGCATCTACGAAGTCTATTGTGAAGACGAGTTTGAATCCGCTTTTATTAAAGCATCAACCTTTGCCCAGGCCTCTTTCGGCAATCCCAAGCTGTTCATGGAACGGCTGTTGACCAACGTGCGGCATATTGAAATCCAAATCGCCGCCGACCAGCACGGCAATGTGTTTGCCTTTGATGAGCGGGATTGCACGGTGCAAAGGAACCATCAGAAACTGGTGGAGATGACCCCTTCCCCCTGGCCGGGCATGACCGAGGAACTTCGTAAAAAACTTAAGGAATATTCCATTAAACTGGTCAAACATGTCAATTACTACTCCCTGGCAACGGTGGAATTTCTGGTGGATCTGGACGGCACGCCCTATCTCATCGAGGTCAACACACGGCTCCAGGTCGAGCATGGCGTGACCGAATGCCGCTACGGGGTGGACCTTGTGGCCGAACAGATTGCCATTGCCTTTGGGGCGCGGCTCAGTTTCAACGACGAAGAGACCCAACCCTACCAGCATGCCATGCAGGTCAGGATCAACTGCGAAGATCCCCGGAACGATTTTGCACCCAATGCCGGTCTGATCACCCGGCATGCCCCACCGGGCGGGACGGGCGTACGCATCAACACCTGCATCAGCACAGGATATCAGTTCCCATCCCAGTATGACTCGGCCGCAACCCTGCTGATCGCGTACGGCCGCAGCTGGAACAAATGCCTCAAGGTCATGCGGCGCGCCCTGGGTGAATACCACATCGGCGGCGTAAAGACGACCATTGGGTTTCATCAACAGATTCTTAACCATCCGGTCTTCAATTCAGGTGTGTATGATACCAATTTCATAAAAAAAACACCGGAACTGATGGAATATATTGACCAGGCGCCCGAAACCGTAAGGCTGTCGCGTCTGGTGGCTGAAATTTCTGCCAAGGGATATAATGAATTTGTCCAATTGGGCGAATACCGCGGACGACATGATAAACGCATCGGACCTTTTAAACCGGTTTTCCCTCCCGAAGTACAGAACGATTTTATCCATCCCTACCCCGGCAAAGACCGCCAGAGTGTTCTGGATTTTGTCCGGGACAGCGGCTACGTTCATTTTACGGATACAACCCCCCGTGACATGACCCAGTCCAACAGCGGCAACCGCTTCCGCCTGGCCGAAGACCGGCTCATTGGCCCCTATCTGGACCGCTGCGGTTTCTTTTCCGTGGAAAACGGCGGCGGTGCCCATTTCCATGTGGCCATGCTGGCCAACATGACCTACCCGTTCACCGAGGCGGCCCAGTGGAAGGAGTTTGCCCCCCGGACCCTCAAGCAGATTCTGATTCGGTCCACCAACATCCTGGGATACAAACCCCAGCCGCGCAACCTCATGCGAAAAACCGGTGAAATGATCTGTGACCATTATGATGTAATTCGCTGTTTTGACTTTCTAAATCACATTGAAAATATGCGGCCCTTTGCCGAAGTGGCCATGAGTTCCAAAACCAATATTTTCGAGCCTGCCATTTCCCTCTCCTTTGCCAAGGGCTTTGATATAAATCATTACCTATCGGTCACCGATGAAATTATCCGCATGATCACCGACGTTTCCGGCCTGAAAAAGAAACAAGCGGTTCGCACGATGATACTGGGGCTCAAGGACATGGCAGGTGTCTGCCCGCCACACTTCATCCGGGATCTTGTGGCCGCCATTCGCAAAAAATATCCGGAACTTGTCATGCACTACCATCGCCACTACACCGACGGTTTGTTTGTTCCTGCGTTAGGGGCGGCAGCCCAGGCCGGGGCCAACATTGTGGATACCGGTATCGGCCCGGCCGTCCGCTGGTATGGCCAGGGCGATGTGCTGGCCACAGCCGCCTACATTGAAGAAGAACTGGGCCTGAAAACCAACCTGAACAAAGATATGATCCGGTCGTGCGGATTCATGCTCAAACAGATCATGCCGTACTATGACCGCTACTGCTCGCCCTACTTTAAGGGCACCGATTACGATGTGGTCGAACACGGCATGCCCGGCGGCGCCACCTCTTCCTCCCAGGAAGGTGCCATGAAACAGGGCTATATCCATCTTTTGCCCCATATGCTGGAATTTTTGAAGGGAACCCGCAAAATCACCCGGTATCATGATGTAACACCGGGCTCCCAGATCACATGGAATACGGCATTTCTGGCGGTTACCGGGGCGTATCAGCGCGGTGAAGACAAAGCGGTGCAGCGTCTGCTCGATACCCTCAATGCCGTAAATACCATCCCTGAAAAAGATTTGCCTAAAAAAATCAAAACGTCACGACTGGAACTGTACCGGGACAGCAACGACGCCTTCCGGGCTCTGCTGCAAGGCAAGTTCGGTAAACTGCCCCTGGGATTCCCGCCGGACTGGGTGTATGAAAGCGCATTCGGCGAAAACTATCAAGCGGCCATTGCCGGCCGCACCGAAGAATCACCCTTGACGACCCTGGAAGACATTAATCTTGAAGCAGAACACGACAAACTTAAAACGCTTATCCACCGGGACCCCACGGACGAAGAGTTCGTTTTATACCTGAATCACCCCGGAGACGCCCTGAAAACCATCGAGTTTACTACCCAATACGGCGATCCGAATACCCTTCCGGTGGATGTCTGGTTTGAAGGACTGCAGATCGGCGTTGAAAAGGAATTTACGGACAGCAGCGGCAAACCCCATCAAATGATCATTCTGGACATATCCGCCCCCAAGGAGACCGGACACTGCGTGGTACGCTATCTTTTGGATTCCGAAAGCTTTATCCACAAGGTCAAGGTCTCCGAGGCCACAGGCATCGGCACCCAATCCATTGAAATGGCTGATGTCCGCAACATGTGCCATATTGCCGCCCCGAGTAACGGCGACCTGTGGGCCATGTATGCCAATGAAGGCGACCCCATCCAAAAGGGCCAGGAGCTGTTCAATATCTCGATCATGAAACAGGAAAAGGCTGTTTGCGCACCGGTTGACGGCATTGTCAAACGGGTTCTCAAAACTGCCAATTACCAGGAAACCAAAAAGATGATCCCGGTTGTCAACGGTGAACTGCTCGTGGAAATTTCACCCACAGCGAACATCTGCACCCATTGTAAAAACCCCATTGATGTTGACCATCAAAATTTTTGTCCCATCTGCGGCAACAAAATCAGTATCGATATCAATATAGGATAA